Proteins encoded by one window of Candidatus Neomarinimicrobiota bacterium:
- a CDS encoding TolC family protein: MNLFLRQKKHIKPIIALMIGTFPLMAIQGDLDLYIQKAQENNPVVKSAYNQWKSAETSITAAKGLPNPTLNVGYFLESVETAAGPQQYKIGLMQKFPFLGKRGLQGKIQSSIAENSYYKYVEHQLKLNHAVRSTWYDYYYLVRVTELTEQNFKLIQNWDGVIRSKYVTARAGHPDLIKTQIELIQLEDELFTLENKKIPILERFKSLLNDPSLMDIVVPDSLTFELAELDVSIVKEKILKNNTTVLGANADIEMQRYRVKRSKLNRMPDIALGVESITTGEKEGSAFSGKDPLVAKISLDIPIWFRKTNAEIASANFALNGAEARAVSIQNELNSELEMVLFDLEESSRQIRLYKDVLIPKGLESLGASEIAYRGDNIEFISLVDAQRRLLKFQMKYEKALVNYLKATSKLSVITGEKI, encoded by the coding sequence ATGAATTTATTTTTACGACAAAAAAAACATATTAAACCGATTATCGCTTTGATGATTGGTACTTTTCCCTTGATGGCGATTCAGGGTGACCTGGACCTGTATATCCAAAAAGCACAGGAAAACAATCCTGTTGTTAAGAGTGCGTATAATCAATGGAAATCCGCAGAAACCAGTATAACCGCTGCCAAGGGATTACCTAATCCTACTCTTAATGTTGGTTATTTCCTCGAAAGTGTAGAAACAGCCGCCGGTCCCCAGCAATATAAGATTGGTCTAATGCAGAAATTCCCTTTCCTCGGGAAGCGGGGATTGCAGGGAAAAATCCAATCCTCAATAGCAGAAAATTCCTATTATAAGTATGTGGAACATCAATTGAAGCTTAATCACGCAGTTCGATCTACATGGTATGATTATTACTACTTAGTGCGTGTAACAGAATTAACCGAACAAAATTTTAAATTGATCCAAAATTGGGATGGTGTTATTCGTTCAAAATATGTGACGGCACGGGCTGGTCATCCAGACTTGATCAAAACACAGATTGAATTAATACAGCTTGAAGATGAATTATTTACATTAGAGAATAAAAAGATACCAATTCTTGAACGGTTTAAATCCTTATTGAATGACCCTTCATTGATGGATATCGTCGTTCCCGATTCATTAACATTTGAATTAGCTGAATTGGATGTATCTATAGTTAAAGAGAAAATCCTGAAAAACAACACCACTGTTTTAGGCGCAAATGCAGATATAGAAATGCAAAGATACCGAGTTAAACGGTCCAAGTTGAATCGAATGCCGGATATTGCTTTGGGTGTCGAATCAATTACCACAGGTGAAAAGGAAGGTAGTGCTTTTAGCGGGAAAGATCCACTGGTGGCAAAAATATCGTTGGATATTCCCATTTGGTTCAGAAAAACGAATGCAGAAATTGCATCAGCGAATTTTGCATTGAATGGCGCTGAAGCTCGGGCCGTGTCTATCCAAAATGAATTAAATAGTGAATTGGAAATGGTTTTATTTGACCTGGAGGAATCCAGCCGTCAGATTCGTTTATATAAGGATGTTCTTATTCCAAAAGGATTGGAATCCCTTGGCGCATCAGAAATTGCATATCGGGGAGATAACATTGAATTTATTTCTTTGGTTGATGCACAACGCCGTCTACTGAAATTTCAAATGAAATATGAAAAAGCATTGGTGAATTATTTGAAGGCAACATCCAAACTATCAGTCATAACAGGGGAGAAGATATGA